The Prosthecobacter debontii genomic sequence TGCCGACGAACTCTTCGAAGGCCTGGTGCTGGCCTATGACGGCAAAGCTAAGCGTGTCGGCAAGCGCTCCATCGTGATGAACGATCTTCGTCCGGGTGCCCCAGCTCTGCTCATCGGTGGCGGTGCTGGTCATGAACCGATTTATCATGGTCTCGTGGGTAAAGGCATGGGCGATGGTGCCGCTGTAGGGGACATCTTCGCAGCACCGCCACCTGACATCGTTTTGGAGGCCACCCAGGCCGTCAACCGCGGCAAAGGCGTCCTTTATCTCTACGGCAACTACGCAGGGGATATCATGAACTTCGACATCGGAGCCGAACTGGCCGAGGAAGAAGGCATCACCGTGAAGACCGTCATCATCAATGACGACGTCTGCTCCGCTCCTCCTTCCGAAAAAGGTAAACGCCGCGGTGTGGGAGGTCTCGTCCCCATCGTGAAGCTGGCGGGTGCTGCCGCTACCCGAGTGGATACCCTGGATGAACTGGCCCGCATTGCTCAGAAAGCCGTGGATTCCACCCGCACCGTCGGCGTCTCCACAAAGCCAGGCTCTATCCCTGCCACAGGCGAACCCACCTTTGAATTGGCTGATGACGTCATCGGCCTTGGCATGGGCATCCATGGTGAAAAAGGCGTGGGACTCATCCCCATGTGCACCGCTGATGAACTTGCAGCCAAGATGCTCGAACTGCTTTTCGGCGATGACTTGGAGTTGAATGCTGGTGATGAAATCGTTTTCTTCGTCAACAGCTTGGGCAGCACCCACATGATGGAGTTGCTCATCCTCCTGCGTGCCGCTCGCCCAATCCTCGACGCAAAAGGCATCAAAGTTCATCAGACTATCGTGGACAGCATCGTCACCTGCCAGGAGATGGCAGGCGTCAGCTTCAGCATCACGAAGCTGGACAGCGAACTGAAAGAGCTTTGGGATCTGCCTTGCGAGAGCGTCGGTTATACCAAGCTGTAATTGATCTTACTCGGACTTTTTCGTCGAAAAGGCGGCACTCAGTGCCGCCTTTTTTGCTGCCCTAGGCCAATCTATAAAAAAGCCCTTCTCCTGAGAGAAGGGCTCTGTTTGTGATTTATCGAGCGATCGAAAGTTACTTCGCAGGTTTTTCGTCGGCCTTAGCCGTAGTCGGCCGCTTGGTCGTCAGATCAAGGAAATCGCGCATGATATTGATAGCCTCAAGCTTCATGGGCTCAACGCCATAAGGGAACTTGGACAGTTCAGAACCTTCTTCACCATCGGCTTTCGCAGCCATTTTCATACCTGTGCTTTGTTCACGGGTGAAATTGGATTCCAAGACCAACTCAGGAGCATCGACGTTATCCAAGGTGAGGTGATACACTTTGAAGCCATCGTCTTTCAGCTTCTCATTCAGAGTTTTCACCCGAGTAGCCCGCTCTTCATCCTGCTTCTCACGACGAGCCTTCGTTTCTGCGGCTTCTTTTTCACGCTCAGCCAGATTTAAGGAGGCCACGTTACGGTCGATGCGCTCTTTCAGTCGCTTCGACTCTTCCACGACATATTGGAATTCAGGATTCTTATCCACACGACTCTTCAACCGGGTGGTCATCTCCTCGAGAGGGAATGGCTTCTCGTGAATAAGATTGTACTTGCGAGCCGGAATGGTGTCATACGGAAGGGCATTTTCTGCGGAAGCTTCGCCGATGTCCAAAACGTCGCGAATAGAAGGCAACACCAGATCGGGTTCCACGCCCTTGAGCTGAGTCGAGCCCCCTGCAATACGATAGAACTTCTGGATGGTAACTTTCAAGTTACCAGCACGGCTCTTGTCGCTAAAGAAGGGCATGAAACGCTCCACTGGAAGGATGGTCTGGACAGTGCCCTTACCGAAAGTGGACTTGTCTCCCACAATCAAGGCGCGGCGATAGTCCTGCAGAGCTGCTGCCAAGATCTCCGAAGCGGAGGCGCTGGTCTTATCCGTCAGCACCATCATCGGGCCATCGTAAAAGGCTTTAGGATTTTCACATTCACGCCAGGAGATGGAGCCACGCCAATCCTTGGCCTGAACTACCGGGCCGGAAGGAA encodes the following:
- a CDS encoding dihydroxyacetone kinase subunit DhaK; this translates as MSKNSAKKIINDPLKCADELFEGLVLAYDGKAKRVGKRSIVMNDLRPGAPALLIGGGAGHEPIYHGLVGKGMGDGAAVGDIFAAPPPDIVLEATQAVNRGKGVLYLYGNYAGDIMNFDIGAELAEEEGITVKTVIINDDVCSAPPSEKGKRRGVGGLVPIVKLAGAAATRVDTLDELARIAQKAVDSTRTVGVSTKPGSIPATGEPTFELADDVIGLGMGIHGEKGVGLIPMCTADELAAKMLELLFGDDLELNAGDEIVFFVNSLGSTHMMELLILLRAARPILDAKGIKVHQTIVDSIVTCQEMAGVSFSITKLDSELKELWDLPCESVGYTKL